The following proteins are co-located in the Dyadobacter chenwenxiniae genome:
- a CDS encoding M61 family metallopeptidase has product MKKLFYLSAFQLFAGYAFAQKINYEVSFPNLVHHEANIAVIVSDAPQKELTFRMSRSSPGRYATHEYGKNVYDVKAFDKAGREVAVERVDGDVYKVTGLNGFVKMQYTLYANHADGTYAGLDQNSVHLNAPATFMWVKELQNTPIEVKFDVPKDGSWTIATQLKPGPQPNTFSASDLQYFMDSPIKIGKLAIKEWTLNNPDKKPAKFRLALEVTGSESLADDFAAKVKRVTQESQIVFGAFPAFDFGQYTFLASINPYVKGDGMEHRNSTMISIPVAFDGSSNLLGVFSHEFFHAWNVERIRPKTLEPFNFEKSNMSFELWFAEGFTQYYGELILARAGFESPEDYCQTLSFLINTKENTTGAKRISPVQASCNAVFVDAGVSIDKTNYPNIYTSYYPYGASIALALDLQLRARGLTLDGYMQAVWQKHGEPEVPYQVGDLQNVLVAYSKDQAFAEGFFAKYVNGHESFDYAPLLQMAGLTLKKQFEGKAWIGDVKYKEGTELTILANTIIDSPLYVAGLDIDDQILKLDGKSVATQAELNAILNAHKPGEHIPIEYRHREETKMGMLILKENPKWIVKMNESADLPVTEEMKKFRKDWLGSKIK; this is encoded by the coding sequence ATGAAAAAACTTTTTTACCTATCCGCTTTTCAGCTATTTGCTGGATACGCCTTTGCACAAAAGATCAATTATGAAGTATCGTTTCCGAATCTTGTCCACCACGAAGCCAATATAGCTGTAATTGTAAGCGACGCGCCGCAGAAGGAGCTGACGTTCCGCATGAGCCGCTCTTCCCCCGGCCGCTATGCCACGCACGAGTATGGAAAGAACGTTTATGATGTAAAGGCATTTGACAAGGCGGGCCGGGAGGTTGCGGTGGAGCGTGTGGACGGCGACGTTTATAAAGTGACGGGGTTAAACGGTTTTGTAAAAATGCAATACACGCTTTACGCTAACCATGCCGATGGAACTTATGCGGGTTTGGATCAAAACAGCGTCCATTTGAATGCTCCGGCAACTTTTATGTGGGTAAAGGAATTACAAAATACGCCAATAGAAGTAAAATTCGATGTGCCGAAGGACGGCAGCTGGACCATTGCAACCCAGCTTAAACCCGGCCCACAGCCCAATACATTCAGCGCGTCGGATCTGCAATATTTTATGGACTCGCCAATTAAAATCGGCAAGTTGGCCATCAAGGAGTGGACATTGAACAATCCGGACAAGAAGCCTGCTAAATTTAGGCTTGCGCTTGAAGTAACCGGAAGCGAATCGCTGGCAGACGATTTTGCCGCAAAAGTGAAGCGGGTAACGCAGGAAAGCCAGATAGTTTTTGGAGCATTTCCGGCATTTGATTTTGGTCAATATACTTTTCTGGCCAGCATTAATCCCTATGTAAAAGGCGATGGCATGGAGCACCGTAACAGCACAATGATCTCGATTCCTGTGGCGTTTGATGGGTCCAGCAATCTGTTAGGCGTTTTCTCCCATGAATTTTTCCATGCCTGGAATGTAGAGCGCATCCGTCCTAAAACGCTTGAACCGTTCAATTTCGAGAAAAGCAATATGAGCTTTGAGCTTTGGTTTGCCGAGGGATTCACGCAATATTACGGCGAGTTGATTTTGGCACGCGCAGGTTTTGAGTCACCGGAAGATTATTGTCAGACATTAAGTTTCTTGATAAATACAAAGGAAAATACAACCGGTGCAAAAAGGATTTCCCCTGTTCAGGCTAGTTGCAACGCTGTTTTTGTGGACGCCGGCGTTTCGATCGATAAGACCAATTATCCTAACATTTACACCTCGTACTATCCCTATGGCGCGTCCATTGCACTTGCGCTCGATCTGCAATTGCGTGCACGAGGATTAACATTAGACGGCTATATGCAGGCTGTCTGGCAGAAACACGGGGAGCCGGAAGTGCCTTATCAGGTGGGCGATTTGCAGAATGTGCTGGTTGCTTACAGTAAAGATCAAGCTTTTGCAGAAGGGTTTTTTGCCAAATATGTGAATGGTCACGAATCGTTCGACTATGCTCCTTTACTGCAAATGGCCGGATTGACATTGAAAAAACAGTTTGAAGGCAAAGCATGGATTGGAGATGTTAAATATAAGGAAGGAACGGAACTTACCATTCTAGCCAACACCATTATAGATTCACCATTGTATGTTGCCGGATTGGACATTGACGACCAAATACTGAAATTGGATGGAAAATCTGTGGCGACACAGGCCGAGTTGAATGCTATTTTGAATGCGCATAAGCCGGGCGAGCACATTCCTATTGAATATCGCCACCGCGAGGAGACAAAAATGGGGATGCTAATCCTGAAAGAAAATCCGAAATGGATTGTCAAAATGAATGAAAGTGCAGACTTGCCTGTGACGGAGGAAATGAAGAAATTTCGTAAAGATTGGCTGGGCAGTAAAATCAAATGA
- a CDS encoding 3-keto-disaccharide hydrolase → MRQRLLTLCLLLFSISQQSQAQTKSLFNGKDLKGWHTDVPDMDKDPALKTPFIVRNGLLVSLGTPGGHLITDDQYENFRFTFQYRFAGKPGNCGALVFVSTPRALYEMFPKSIEVQMMNQNAGDFWCIQEDITVPDMEKRRGPKEKWGVNGDKLRRIPNLTDGTEKPLGEWNSMTIECVKNSIKVWLNGVMVNYGYNATAQKGQIALQAEGSEVEFKEVKVASIKTLSK, encoded by the coding sequence ATGAGACAAAGACTTTTAACCTTATGCCTGCTTTTGTTTAGTATTTCACAACAATCCCAAGCCCAGACCAAATCACTATTCAATGGCAAGGATCTGAAAGGCTGGCATACAGATGTTCCTGATATGGACAAAGACCCGGCCCTGAAAACGCCATTCATTGTGCGTAACGGATTGCTGGTGAGCCTGGGGACGCCGGGAGGCCATTTAATAACCGACGACCAGTACGAAAACTTCCGTTTCACATTCCAGTATCGCTTCGCTGGTAAGCCTGGCAACTGCGGTGCGCTAGTCTTCGTTTCTACGCCCCGAGCGCTTTATGAAATGTTCCCAAAATCCATTGAAGTGCAAATGATGAACCAGAACGCAGGTGATTTTTGGTGCATCCAGGAAGACATTACCGTGCCGGATATGGAAAAAAGACGCGGCCCGAAAGAAAAGTGGGGCGTCAACGGCGACAAATTAAGAAGAATCCCTAACCTGACCGACGGAACTGAAAAGCCGCTCGGTGAGTGGAATTCGATGACGATCGAATGTGTAAAAAATTCAATTAAGGTGTGGTTGAACGGAGTGATGGTTAATTATGGTTATAATGCAACAGCGCAGAAAGGTCAGATTGCCTTGCAGGCGGAGGGATCGGAAGTTGAGTTCAAGGAGGTGAAAGTTGCATCTATTAAAACTTTGTCAAAATAA
- the lspA gene encoding signal peptidase II, with the protein MFEIKSDRLIRNIAIVIILIFNIGCDQISKNVIRKNVGFYQTISVIEDVVTITYVENTGAFLSLGSSLPHTLKVVLLSIIPLIALCFGIAYILLKKNLTLLSALALSFAIGGGIGNIYDRLVHGSVTDFLHINFGFFQTGIFNMADVSIMTGMLIFFIQSYTRQKARMLG; encoded by the coding sequence ATGTTTGAAATAAAATCGGATCGGCTGATCAGGAATATTGCTATTGTCATCATCCTCATTTTCAATATCGGCTGTGACCAGATATCGAAGAATGTTATCCGAAAGAACGTTGGTTTTTATCAGACAATCAGCGTTATCGAAGACGTTGTGACGATCACTTATGTCGAAAACACGGGTGCTTTTTTAAGCCTGGGAAGTTCGTTGCCTCACACATTGAAGGTCGTCCTGCTTTCCATCATTCCACTGATCGCACTGTGCTTTGGCATTGCCTATATTCTGTTAAAAAAGAATCTTACCTTACTAAGCGCGCTGGCGTTAAGCTTCGCGATTGGCGGTGGGATCGGCAACATTTATGACAGGCTCGTCCACGGCTCTGTTACCGATTTTCTGCACATTAATTTCGGGTTTTTTCAAACCGGCATTTTCAACATGGCAGACGTATCAATCATGACCGGAATGCTCATCTTTTTTATTCAGTCCTACACAAGGCAAAAGGCCAGGATGTTGGGTTAA
- a CDS encoding aconitate hydratase: MAFDLDMIKGVYAHMQERVEAARKIEGRPLTLAEKILYSHLWEGTPTQVYERGKSYVDFAPDRVAMQDATAQMALLQFMQAGRPQVAVPSTVHCDHLIQAEVGAAQDLKNAVDKNKEVYDFLSSVSNKYGLGFWKAGAGIIHQVVLENYAFPGGMMIGTDSHTPNAGGLGMIAIGVGGADASDVMSGLAWELKMPRLIGVKLTGKLSGWTAAKDVILWVAGQLTVKGGTGYIVEYFGDGAESISATGKATICNMGAEIGATTSIFAYDARSAAYLRATERADIAEAADAVKEHLRSDNEVYADPATYFDQLIELDLSTLEPHVNGPFTPDLAWPLSKFATAVRENGWPEVLSVGLIGSCTNSSYEDVSRAASLAQQAVDKKLTVSSEYTITPGSELVRYTVERDGYLDTFAQIGGVVLANACGPCIGQWARHGAEKGEKNSIITSFNRNFSKRADGNPNTHSFVASPEIVTALAIAGRLTFDPRKDKLVNSEGIEVMLDEPSGLELPIKGYAVEDAGYQAPAEDPSQVQVLVSPTSDRLQLLAPFPAWEGTDLKGLKLLIKAKGKCTTDHISMAGPWLKYRGHLDNISNNMLIGAVNYYNEKTNTIKNQLTNQYAEVPAVQRDYKAHGIGTIVVGDENYGEGSSREHAAMEPRFLGVRAILTKSFARIHETNLKKQGMLALTFANTADYDKIQEDDSIDILGLETFAEGQPLTIVLHHVDGTNEEFPVNHTYNEQQIEWFKAGSALNIIRKSVGAA, encoded by the coding sequence ATGGCATTTGACTTAGATATGATTAAGGGCGTTTATGCCCACATGCAGGAAAGGGTAGAAGCGGCCCGTAAAATTGAAGGGCGGCCTTTAACACTGGCTGAAAAGATTTTATATTCCCATTTGTGGGAAGGAACGCCTACCCAGGTATACGAGCGCGGCAAGTCTTATGTGGATTTTGCTCCCGACCGTGTGGCTATGCAGGATGCGACGGCTCAAATGGCGCTTCTGCAATTTATGCAGGCTGGCAGGCCACAGGTTGCCGTTCCTTCGACTGTACACTGCGATCACCTGATCCAGGCAGAAGTTGGTGCAGCCCAGGACTTGAAAAATGCCGTCGACAAGAACAAAGAAGTATATGATTTTCTTTCTTCTGTTTCTAATAAATATGGATTAGGCTTCTGGAAAGCAGGTGCAGGCATCATCCACCAGGTTGTGCTTGAAAACTATGCTTTTCCGGGTGGAATGATGATCGGAACCGATTCACACACGCCTAACGCGGGTGGTTTGGGAATGATTGCGATAGGTGTAGGTGGTGCGGATGCCAGTGATGTAATGTCTGGGCTTGCATGGGAGCTGAAAATGCCCCGTTTGATCGGTGTTAAATTAACCGGAAAGCTGAGCGGTTGGACTGCTGCCAAGGACGTAATTCTTTGGGTTGCAGGCCAGTTAACCGTTAAAGGTGGAACAGGGTACATTGTTGAATATTTTGGGGATGGTGCAGAAAGCATTTCAGCAACCGGAAAAGCGACAATCTGTAACATGGGTGCCGAGATTGGTGCCACAACTTCGATTTTTGCTTATGATGCAAGAAGCGCTGCCTATTTGAGAGCAACGGAGCGTGCTGATATTGCGGAAGCTGCTGATGCTGTTAAAGAACATTTGCGTTCTGATAACGAAGTGTACGCGGATCCTGCAACCTATTTTGATCAATTGATTGAGCTGGATCTTTCTACATTGGAACCGCATGTGAATGGTCCGTTTACGCCCGATCTGGCTTGGCCTCTTTCCAAATTTGCAACTGCGGTGAGAGAAAACGGCTGGCCGGAAGTGCTTTCCGTTGGTCTGATCGGTTCTTGTACGAATTCAAGTTATGAAGATGTAAGCCGTGCAGCTTCACTGGCGCAGCAGGCAGTTGACAAAAAACTGACTGTCAGCTCGGAATATACCATTACGCCAGGCTCTGAGCTCGTTCGCTATACGGTAGAACGTGACGGTTACCTGGATACATTTGCACAAATTGGTGGTGTTGTTTTAGCGAATGCCTGTGGCCCTTGTATCGGTCAGTGGGCGCGTCACGGTGCTGAAAAGGGGGAGAAAAACTCCATCATCACATCATTCAACCGTAACTTCTCAAAACGTGCAGATGGTAACCCCAATACGCACTCGTTCGTAGCATCTCCGGAGATCGTAACGGCACTGGCCATTGCAGGTCGTCTGACATTTGATCCGCGTAAGGACAAGCTGGTAAATTCGGAGGGCATTGAAGTAATGTTGGATGAGCCAAGTGGACTGGAACTGCCAATCAAAGGGTATGCAGTGGAAGATGCTGGTTATCAGGCCCCTGCGGAGGACCCAAGTCAGGTTCAGGTGTTGGTAAGCCCAACTTCCGATCGTCTGCAGTTACTGGCGCCCTTTCCTGCGTGGGAAGGAACAGATCTGAAAGGATTGAAACTTCTGATCAAGGCAAAAGGTAAATGTACGACTGACCACATTTCAATGGCAGGCCCCTGGCTGAAATACCGCGGCCACCTTGACAATATTTCCAACAATATGCTGATTGGTGCGGTTAACTACTATAATGAGAAAACCAACACCATTAAAAACCAGTTGACTAACCAATATGCAGAAGTTCCCGCAGTGCAGCGTGATTACAAAGCACATGGCATCGGAACGATTGTGGTGGGAGACGAAAACTATGGGGAAGGATCATCCCGCGAACATGCAGCGATGGAGCCCCGTTTCTTAGGCGTTCGTGCCATTTTGACTAAATCATTTGCACGTATCCACGAAACGAACCTCAAAAAGCAGGGAATGCTGGCTTTGACATTTGCAAATACTGCCGATTACGACAAGATCCAGGAAGATGATTCCATCGACATCCTGGGCCTCGAAACGTTCGCAGAAGGTCAGCCGCTAACGATCGTTTTGCACCACGTTGATGGCACAAATGAAGAGTTCCCCGTTAACCATACATACAATGAGCAGCAAATCGAATGGTTCAAAGCAGGTTCCGCATTGAATATTATTCGTAAATCGGTTGGAGCGGCGTAG
- a CDS encoding bifunctional aconitate hydratase 2/2-methylisocitrate dehydratase, protein MNIYKDYIKEIEERAAQGLHPKPIDGAELLGEIIAQIKDTENEYREDSLKFFIYNTLPGTTSAAGAKARFLKEIILGESLVAEITPAFAFELLSHMKGGPSIGVLLDLALGEDFSIAKQAAQVLKTQVYLYDADTDRLKEAFKNGNEIAREILESYARGEFFTKLPEIPEEIKIVTFIAGEGDISTDLLSPGNQAHSRSDRELHGQCMITTAAQKQIKALQEEHPGKSVMLIAEKGTMGVGSSRMSGVNNVALWTGKPASPYIPYVNIAPIVGGTNGISPIFLTTVDVTGGIGIDLKNWVKKVDENGNVVRNESGDPVLEEVYSVATGTVLTINTKTKKLYNGEQELIDISKALTPQKREFIRAGGSYAIVFGKKIQTIAAKILGIEPTLVFAPSKEISNEGQGLTAVEKIFNRNAVGTTPGKVLHAGSDVRVEVNIVGSQDTTGLMTAQELESMAATTISPIVDGAYQSGCHTASVWDKKAQANIPKLMKFMNDFGLITARDPKGEYHSMTDVIHKVLNDITIDEWAIIIGGDSHTRMSKGVAFGADSGTVAIALATGEVSMPIPESVKVTFKGEMKDHMDFRDVVHATQAQMLQKFGGENVFQGRIIEVHLGTLPADQAFTFTDWTAEMKAKASICISEDDTLIESLEIAKKRIQIMIDKGMENHKQVLQGLINKADKRIAEIKSGEKPALVPDANAKYYAEVVIDLDAIVEPMIADPDVNNKEVSKRYTHDTIRPLSYYGEDKKVDLGFVGSCMVHKGDLKIVSQMLRNLEEQQGKVEFFAPLVVAAPTYNIIEELKKEGDWDVLQKYSGFEFDDNAPKVAARTEYENMMYLERPGCNLCMGNQEKAAKGDTVLATSTRLFQGRVVEDSERKKGESLLASTPVVVLSAILGRIPNLDEYKAAVVGIDLTKFAPPVKQLSR, encoded by the coding sequence ATGAACATTTATAAGGATTACATCAAGGAAATCGAAGAAAGAGCAGCCCAGGGACTTCATCCTAAGCCGATTGACGGCGCCGAATTGCTGGGAGAAATCATCGCACAAATCAAGGATACGGAAAACGAGTATCGTGAAGATTCTCTTAAATTCTTTATCTACAATACATTACCAGGAACTACAAGTGCTGCGGGTGCAAAAGCCAGATTTCTAAAAGAGATCATCCTTGGTGAATCCCTAGTAGCAGAAATAACACCTGCGTTCGCGTTTGAGTTGTTGTCGCACATGAAAGGCGGTCCTTCCATCGGCGTTTTGCTGGATCTTGCATTAGGGGAAGACTTCTCGATTGCAAAACAAGCTGCCCAGGTGCTGAAAACGCAGGTTTACCTGTATGATGCAGACACGGACCGGCTGAAAGAAGCATTTAAAAATGGCAATGAGATTGCCAGAGAAATCCTTGAAAGCTACGCACGGGGCGAATTCTTTACAAAACTGCCCGAAATTCCAGAAGAAATTAAGATCGTAACGTTCATCGCCGGTGAAGGAGACATCTCAACGGATTTGCTTTCTCCGGGTAATCAGGCGCATTCCCGCTCTGACCGTGAATTGCATGGCCAATGCATGATCACAACTGCGGCACAGAAGCAAATCAAAGCATTGCAGGAAGAACATCCTGGCAAAAGCGTGATGCTGATCGCGGAGAAAGGGACGATGGGCGTGGGTTCATCAAGGATGTCGGGTGTGAACAATGTGGCGCTATGGACCGGGAAACCAGCCAGTCCGTATATACCTTACGTTAACATTGCGCCGATTGTTGGCGGAACAAATGGCATCTCTCCGATTTTCCTTACAACCGTGGATGTTACAGGTGGTATCGGTATTGACTTGAAAAACTGGGTCAAAAAAGTGGATGAAAACGGTAATGTTGTCCGTAACGAAAGCGGTGACCCGGTTTTGGAAGAGGTTTACTCTGTTGCTACGGGCACTGTTTTGACCATTAATACAAAAACAAAAAAGCTTTACAACGGCGAACAGGAACTTATCGATATTTCCAAAGCGCTTACTCCGCAGAAAAGAGAGTTTATCAGGGCCGGCGGATCTTACGCCATTGTTTTTGGTAAAAAAATACAAACGATTGCAGCGAAGATTCTGGGCATTGAACCTACGCTGGTTTTTGCTCCTTCCAAAGAAATTTCGAATGAAGGACAAGGTCTGACAGCAGTTGAAAAAATCTTTAACAGAAATGCAGTTGGTACCACGCCTGGCAAAGTTTTGCATGCCGGTTCAGATGTCCGCGTCGAGGTTAATATCGTCGGTTCGCAGGATACGACGGGGCTTATGACCGCTCAGGAGTTGGAATCAATGGCCGCAACAACGATTTCGCCAATTGTAGACGGTGCATATCAGTCGGGTTGTCATACAGCATCGGTTTGGGATAAAAAAGCGCAGGCCAATATTCCGAAACTGATGAAGTTTATGAATGATTTCGGCTTGATTACTGCGCGTGACCCGAAAGGCGAATATCACTCGATGACTGACGTGATCCACAAAGTGCTTAACGACATTACAATAGACGAGTGGGCGATCATCATCGGCGGCGACTCGCATACGAGAATGTCCAAAGGTGTTGCATTTGGGGCTGACTCTGGAACCGTTGCGATTGCATTGGCTACTGGTGAAGTATCCATGCCGATTCCGGAGTCCGTAAAAGTAACATTCAAGGGTGAAATGAAGGATCACATGGATTTCCGTGATGTGGTGCATGCGACGCAAGCACAGATGCTTCAAAAGTTTGGCGGAGAGAACGTATTCCAGGGCAGGATCATTGAAGTTCACCTCGGAACGCTTCCTGCCGACCAGGCATTCACCTTTACAGACTGGACCGCAGAGATGAAAGCGAAAGCTTCCATCTGTATTTCGGAAGATGATACACTGATTGAATCGCTGGAAATTGCGAAAAAGAGGATCCAGATCATGATCGACAAGGGAATGGAGAACCACAAACAGGTTCTTCAGGGACTGATCAACAAAGCGGATAAGCGGATAGCTGAAATTAAATCAGGCGAAAAGCCAGCTTTGGTGCCTGACGCGAATGCCAAATATTATGCGGAGGTTGTGATCGATCTGGATGCGATCGTAGAGCCCATGATCGCAGATCCGGACGTTAATAATAAAGAAGTGTCCAAACGTTACACCCACGATACGATTCGTCCGCTCTCTTATTATGGAGAGGATAAAAAAGTAGATCTTGGGTTTGTTGGCTCGTGCATGGTTCACAAAGGAGATTTGAAAATTGTTTCTCAAATGCTCCGCAATTTGGAAGAACAGCAAGGTAAGGTCGAATTTTTTGCTCCGCTGGTTGTGGCAGCACCTACTTATAATATTATAGAGGAATTGAAAAAAGAGGGTGACTGGGATGTTTTGCAGAAATACTCTGGTTTCGAATTCGACGACAATGCTCCGAAAGTGGCGGCGCGTACGGAATACGAAAATATGATGTATCTGGAACGCCCGGGCTGTAACCTTTGCATGGGTAATCAGGAGAAAGCGGCCAAAGGAGACACAGTTCTGGCAACCTCAACCCGTCTTTTCCAGGGAAGAGTCGTCGAAGATTCGGAACGTAAAAAAGGAGAGTCTCTGCTGGCATCCACACCCGTTGTTGTTTTGTCTGCAATCCTGGGGCGGATTCCCAATCTGGACGAATATAAAGCGGCTGTGGTAGGCATTGACTTGACCAAGTTTGCGCCGCCTGTGAAACAATTAAGCAGATAA
- the topA gene encoding type I DNA topoisomerase has product MSKNLVIVESPAKAKTIESYLGADFTVKSSFGHVRDLPEHDMGVDVEHGFQPSYEISADKVKVISELKKLAKGAEVWLATDDDREGEAISWHLKEALGLPDDTKRIVFREITKTALQNAISKPRIIDVDLVDAQQARRILDRLVGYELSPVLWKKIRIGKSNLSAGRVQSVAVRIIVEREREIDAFRSKSSFKVTAHFDLGNGKVLNAELAKNFAQEDDAMKFLEKCIGAQFSIKSLEVKPAKKTPAPPFTTSTLQQEASRKLSFSVAQTMTVAQRLYEAGKISYMRTDSTNLSEEALEKARVQITKEYGQDYYNKRIFKTKNESAQEAHEAIRPTDFSTLNGSGDRNEQRLYELIWKRAIASQMSDAQLERTTATITISTTSEELVAQGEVIKFEGFLKVYLESSDDEGDEEQKGMLPPLNINQILNLADMRATERFTRNPPRYTEASLVKKLEEMGIGRPSTYAPTISTILRREYIVKEDRMGNEREFKELTLANNQINSKVNKEIYGSEKAKLFPTSTGMVVNDFLVSHFNDIIDYSFTANVEKDFDNIADGQLEWRQMIKNFYTPFQKKVTEANEEAIDRSLTSRDLGEDPATGKKVSVRIGKYGPYVQIGDAEDEEKPKFASLMKGQLMENITLEEAFELFKLPREVGLFEEKELIVNIGKFGPYVKHDGKYFSLARTDDPMAVTEDRLVEIITEKRLNDSNRTIKEFSEDPDAKVLNGKYGPYIAFGKKNVKIPKGTEPASLTYEEVVKLAAETPDRPAGRGAKKPAAKAAAVKAPAEKKVAEKKPAAKKPAAKKPAAKKAAAPKAAKKS; this is encoded by the coding sequence ATGTCAAAAAATCTGGTGATCGTAGAGTCACCGGCGAAGGCCAAAACCATTGAAAGTTATTTAGGAGCAGATTTCACCGTCAAGTCAAGTTTCGGACACGTTCGTGACCTACCGGAGCATGATATGGGCGTGGATGTAGAGCATGGTTTCCAGCCTTCTTATGAAATTTCAGCTGATAAAGTAAAGGTGATATCCGAGCTCAAAAAACTCGCCAAAGGCGCAGAAGTGTGGCTCGCAACGGATGATGACCGCGAAGGAGAGGCGATATCTTGGCACTTGAAAGAAGCATTGGGGTTACCCGACGACACCAAAAGAATTGTGTTCAGGGAGATTACGAAAACTGCTTTACAGAATGCGATTTCCAAGCCGCGTATCATTGATGTGGACCTTGTGGATGCACAGCAGGCACGCAGAATCCTCGACAGGCTTGTGGGTTATGAACTTTCTCCTGTGCTTTGGAAAAAGATCAGGATTGGTAAATCCAACCTTTCTGCCGGCCGTGTGCAATCCGTTGCGGTGCGGATCATTGTGGAAAGAGAGAGAGAAATTGACGCATTCCGAAGCAAAAGCAGCTTTAAAGTAACCGCGCATTTCGATCTTGGAAACGGCAAAGTCTTAAATGCAGAGCTCGCCAAGAATTTTGCGCAGGAGGATGATGCCATGAAGTTTCTTGAAAAATGCATTGGCGCACAATTCTCAATCAAAAGTCTTGAAGTTAAACCAGCTAAAAAAACACCCGCACCGCCATTCACAACCTCTACATTACAACAGGAAGCATCCAGAAAATTGAGCTTTTCCGTAGCGCAAACCATGACGGTGGCACAGCGGCTTTACGAAGCAGGTAAGATTTCCTATATGAGAACGGACTCCACGAATTTGTCGGAGGAAGCATTGGAAAAAGCCCGGGTTCAGATCACAAAGGAATACGGACAGGATTACTATAATAAAAGGATATTTAAGACCAAAAATGAATCGGCGCAGGAAGCTCACGAAGCAATCCGCCCGACTGATTTTTCTACATTAAACGGCAGCGGGGACCGCAATGAGCAGCGTTTATACGAGCTGATCTGGAAGCGTGCGATTGCATCCCAAATGTCGGATGCACAATTAGAACGTACGACGGCAACCATCACGATATCAACCACTTCCGAAGAGCTTGTTGCGCAAGGTGAGGTCATCAAATTTGAAGGTTTCCTGAAAGTTTATCTGGAATCCAGCGATGATGAAGGCGACGAAGAGCAAAAAGGAATGTTACCCCCACTTAACATTAACCAGATCCTGAACCTGGCGGACATGCGGGCAACGGAGCGCTTTACAAGAAACCCGCCACGCTATACGGAAGCGAGTTTGGTGAAAAAACTGGAAGAAATGGGAATCGGACGTCCATCCACATACGCACCGACAATTTCTACCATATTAAGACGGGAATACATTGTTAAAGAAGACCGGATGGGAAACGAGCGTGAGTTTAAAGAACTGACGCTGGCCAATAACCAGATTAATAGCAAGGTTAATAAAGAAATATACGGATCTGAGAAGGCAAAACTATTCCCAACCAGCACCGGAATGGTTGTGAATGACTTCCTCGTAAGCCATTTCAACGACATTATTGATTATTCTTTCACAGCAAATGTGGAGAAGGATTTTGACAACATCGCAGACGGCCAGCTGGAATGGCGCCAGATGATCAAAAACTTTTATACACCATTTCAAAAGAAAGTTACCGAGGCCAACGAAGAAGCGATTGACCGCAGCCTCACTTCTCGCGATTTAGGTGAAGATCCAGCAACAGGCAAAAAAGTTTCTGTCAGGATTGGTAAATACGGCCCTTATGTACAGATTGGCGATGCAGAGGATGAAGAGAAGCCAAAGTTCGCGAGCTTAATGAAGGGCCAGCTTATGGAAAACATTACGCTGGAAGAAGCCTTTGAACTCTTCAAACTGCCCCGTGAAGTTGGTTTATTTGAAGAAAAAGAACTGATCGTGAACATCGGCAAGTTCGGCCCTTATGTGAAACACGACGGCAAATATTTTTCACTGGCCAGAACGGATGATCCCATGGCGGTTACCGAAGACAGACTGGTTGAAATTATCACTGAAAAACGCCTGAACGACAGCAACAGAACCATTAAAGAGTTCAGTGAAGATCCCGATGCAAAAGTCCTTAACGGTAAATACGGACCTTATATCGCTTTTGGAAAAAAGAATGTAAAAATCCCGAAAGGCACCGAGCCCGCTTCCTTAACTTATGAAGAAGTGGTAAAACTGGCCGCGGAAACTCCGGACAGACCGGCAGGAAGAGGAGCCAAAAAACCGGCAGCAAAAGCGGCAGCTGTAAAAGCACCGGCAGAAAAGAAAGTGGCAGAGAAAAAACCGGCGGCGAAGAAGCCCGCAGCCAAGAAACCGGCGGCGAAAAAAGCAGCGGCTCCAAAAGCAGCCAAGAAAAGTTGA